The Pyrus communis chromosome 2, drPyrComm1.1, whole genome shotgun sequence genome includes a window with the following:
- the LOC137725414 gene encoding vacuolar protein sorting-associated protein IST1-like, giving the protein MSMLDSFFNKGFKAAKCKTMLKLTIPRIKLLRNRREIQIKQMRRDIAKLLETGQEATARIRVEHIIREENMMAAQEILELFSELIAVRLPIIESQRECPIDLKEAISSVCFAAPRCADLPELLQVQMLFASKYGKEFVAAATELIPDCGVNRQLIELLSVRAPSPEKKLKLLKEIAEEHDLDWDPAASEAEIYKPHEDLLSGPTQFVSGSKLPLPKEKHDETLQYSPDQDQKELSDSDDGLDSLDFPEVPKQSLRPSANPASAPAMSPPLPTQPHPEIDHDLSKKLGSIDSQSKEPSFESGEVMEERSVANNQEQSHVSVGAVEDKQFLPFISSPSLSSASFSTRQSNPPPNLSRTRSEVNVDLQDVLAAAQAAADSAERAATAARSAASLAQVRINEITKKNSEEVPETSCENPFHVDVPNQSDTREKPNSNHLIPDGGSAGVIDSPVPHQIHLYGQGSEISNASSITMEPLNVDFDSAHSNDHASEHDPVRHQPQRLASMEDDPYFSYPNLFTSQNSNVGSDAHSSTDNPFPSQGH; this is encoded by the exons ATGTCGATGCTCGATTCCTTCTTCAACAAGGGCTTCAAAGCGGCCAAATG CAAAACCATGCTGAAATTGACAATTCCGCGGATAAAATTGTTGAGGAACAGGAGAGAAATTCAGATTAAACAGATGCGCCGCGACATTGCCAAGCTTCTTGAGACTGGCCAAGAGGCTACTGCGAGGATTCGG GTAGAGCATATTATTAGAGAAGAGAACATGATGGCAGCTCAGGAGATCCTTGAGCTATTTTCTGAGCTTATTGCTGTCCGCCTTCCAATTATTGAATCACAAAG GGAATGCCCCATAGACTTGAAAGAAGCAATATCCAGTGTGTGTTTTGCTGCGCCAAGATGTGCTGATCTGCCAGAGTTGCTGCAAGTTCAAATGCTATTTGCTTCAAAATATGGGAAAGAATTTGTAGCAGCTGCAACAGAGCTCATACCGGATTGTGGTGTCAATCGCCAG TTGATAGAACTGCTATCTGTTCGTGCGCCCTCACCTGAGAAAAAACTGAAGCTTCTGAAAGAAATTGCTGAAGAGCATGACCTGGATTGGGATCCTGCTGCATCTGAAGCTGAAATTTACAAACCGCACGAAGATTTGTTG AGTGGTCCGACACAGTTTGTTAGTGGGTCTAAATTGCCCCTTCCCAAAGAAAAACATGATGAAACATTGCAATACAGCCCGGATCAAGACCAGAAAGAACTGTCTGATTCTGATGATGGTTTGGACTCATTAGACTTTCCTGAAGTACCCAAGCAATCACTACGACCAAGTGCAAATCCAGCCTCAGCACCTGCAATGTCTCCTCCTTTACCAACCCAGCCACACCCTGAAATTGATCATGACTTGTCAAAGAAACTTGGGTCCATTGACAGTCAATCTAAAGAGCCATCCTTTGAGTCTGGAGAAGTGATGGAAGAAAGATCAGTAGCTAACAATCAGGAACAGTCTCATGTCTCGGTTGGTGCTGTGGAAGATAAGCAGTTTTTGCCATTTATTTCTTCCCCCTCACTTTCTTCTGCGTCATTTTCGACAAGACAAAGCAATCCACCACCAAATCTCTCAAGAACAAGAAGTGAGGTCAATGTTGATTTGCAGGATGTGTTAGCTGCTGCTCAGGCTGCTGCGGACTCTGCAGAACGTGCAGCCACAGCGGCTCGCTCAGCAGCTAGTCTTGCACAGGTCAGAATCAACGAGATTACCAAGAAAAACAGTGAAGAAGTCCCAGAAACTAGCTGTGAAAACCCATTTCATGTGGACGTTCCTAATCAGTCAGATACAAGAGAAAAACCAAACTCCAATCATCTTATCCCTGATGGTGGTTCTGCTGGTGTAATAGATTCTCCGGTACCCCATCAAATCCATTTATATGGCCAGGGATCAGAGATATCAAATGCTTCGTCTATCACTATGGAACCACTTAATGTTGATTTTGATTCCGCACATTCCAATGATCATGCTTCTGAGCATGATCCTGTTCGTCATCAGCCTCAGAGATTGGCTTCAATGGAGGATGACCCCTACTTCTCGTACCCAAACTTATTTACATCGCAAAATTCAAATGTCGGATCTGATGCTCATTCTTCTACAGATAATCCTTTCCCATCCCAAGGACACTGA